The genomic region CGGGCCGCGGATAAAATCGTCGCGACTCTTCAGCACGGATCGAACTTCGTCCTCCACCGGCGTCGGGTATGTCCTTATGTAATTTCCGAGCCACGCCGCTGTGATGGCCCACCCGGACAGCTCCATGCTCTTGAGCAGGGCCGTCGTTTTCCGGCCGTAGAGCACCGAGCGCCCCGTCTTCGGTGAGACCACGCGCGCAGGAATGAGAACGCCGTGACAGATGGCTCCCGCGGGTTTGTCGGCTTCGAAAAAATGCGCCACTCGCTTCTGGAGTTCGGGGGATTCCAGATACGGCTTCATTCCCGGCGCGTGTCCACCGGGAAGGATCAGCCCGTCGAAGGCGTCCGGAGCGATTTGCTCGTAAGAAATGGGACTCCCGAATGCGGGGTCTTTTTCCAGCCGACCGTACAGCTCCCGCCCTTCTTCGCGCGCCGCGAGGAACGGCTTGAAGGGCCCGAATCCCTTTCCAGTCAGAACGCGCGGATCGGCGTGTCCGCGCTTCCCCGAAGGCGTGGCGAACTTCACCTCATACCCGGCCGCCGTGAGCACACTCCACGGCACGGATACTTCTGTCGGATCAAAGTCCGACTCGGGCAACGCCATCAAAACCACGGTGTCAGAGATAGCACGGCGGAAGATTCTCACGCAAACAGCCTCGGACAGCCATTGACATCATGATGCATAGTATGTAGCATCATGATGTGCGAACGACGCTGACCCTCGATCAGGACGTGGCGGCCAAGCTGAAGTCCCGCGCCCGTCGCCTCGGGAAACCCTTCAAGGAGGTGGTGAACGAGGTCCTGCGGACGGGCTTCGCCTCTGAGAAACCCCCGGGTCCCCTCCCGCCCTTCGAGGTGAAGACCCGGTCTATGGGGCTGCGCTCCGGAATCAGCCTGGACAACATTTCGGAACTCCTCGAACAGATCGAGGGGCCGTCGCACAAGTGATCCTCGTAGACGCGAACCTCCTCCTGTACGCCTATGACGCGGGCTCGGAACACCACGAACGAGCACGGGCGTGGTGGGAGGAAGTCCTTTCGTCGCCGTCCCCGATCCGTGTGGCCTGGATCACGCTTGTGGCTTTCATCCGAATCGGCACGCATCCCCGTGTCTTCATCCAACCCCTCAGCATCGAGGAGGCAATTGGCCACGTGTCAGCGTGGATGGCGCGGCCCATGTTCGGCGCTCTGGAGCCGGGAGACGGTCACTGGGAAATCTACGCGCGCCTC from Nitrospirota bacterium harbors:
- a CDS encoding type II toxin-antitoxin system VapC family toxin, with the protein product MILVDANLLLYAYDAGSEHHERARAWWEEVLSSPSPIRVAWITLVAFIRIGTHPRVFIQPLSIEEAIGHVSAWMARPMFGALEPGDGHWEIYARLLKESQSGANLAPDAHVAALALEHGAALATTDRDFQRFPGLKTLNPLNPTRPLP
- a CDS encoding DJ-1/PfpI family protein, whose protein sequence is MALPESDFDPTEVSVPWSVLTAAGYEVKFATPSGKRGHADPRVLTGKGFGPFKPFLAAREEGRELYGRLEKDPAFGSPISYEQIAPDAFDGLILPGGHAPGMKPYLESPELQKRVAHFFEADKPAGAICHGVLIPARVVSPKTGRSVLYGRKTTALLKSMELSGWAITAAWLGNYIRTYPTPVEDEVRSVLKSRDDFIRGPMSLRRDSASRPERGFAVVDGNYVSARWPGDANRFAREFLRVLDNAGGKGSPRTGTAMTSPG
- a CDS encoding DUF2191 domain-containing protein codes for the protein MRTTLTLDQDVAAKLKSRARRLGKPFKEVVNEVLRTGFASEKPPGPLPPFEVKTRSMGLRSGISLDNISELLEQIEGPSHK